A single genomic interval of Anthonomus grandis grandis chromosome 17, icAntGran1.3, whole genome shotgun sequence harbors:
- the LOC126746600 gene encoding solute carrier family 2, facilitated glucose transporter member 8-like — MFLPASVTEKFVGTWPQLLAAVSGTLSCISDGMQYGWTAPAIPKLLSEHSPVKVTSDQAEWLETILMLGACCGLPLTMYLVDKIGRKASLLGSSMLTLSSWIIIAVAPSVGYIYLARFLAGLAGDTAFVAAPMYIAEVADQKIRGFLSSIIYLMMLAGVLLVYCVAPFVPIWVPCVIGICFNALTLATFPFMPESPYYLLYKNQPGAAKLALRKLRPDGNPESEIQEISAAVERQKSEKGRPRDLISVPSNLRALVIMVWLNGSQHMSGISVMLMNLHSILEEAGAVHIRSSTAAIVFSALMFGAALTASLAIDNFGRRLLLITSGVFAGVSLGVIGGFFAVKGAGYEVGAVSWVVPGAVMCYAAAFKFGLGLVPIVLTAELFPAKLKAVGMTISDACYVGFSVISLQVYHQLRRLFGIQVPFFVFAFWCFLTVGFAVWYVPETKGRSLEEIQFILKGEGGRKGEGQGGCKNEAYAA; from the exons GAACACTGTCATGCATATCAGACGGCATGCAATACGGCTGGACCGCACCAGCGATTCCAAAACTGTTATCCGAACACAGTCCTGTAAAAGTGACCTCGGATCAAGCAGAATGGCTGGAGACGATCTTAATGCTCGGGGCATGCTGCGGATTACCGTTGACCATGTACCTGGTGGACAAAATCGGCAGAAAAGCCTCATTATTAG GATCCTCGATGTTGACCTTAAGTTCCTGGATCATCATAGCTGTCGCACCCAGCGTCGGATACATTTACTTAGCGCGATTCTTAGCCGGATTAGCTGGAGACACAGCGTTCGTAGCTGCGCCCATGTACATAGCTGAGGTGGCCGATCAGAAAATTCGCGGGTTTCTTTCGAGCATTATTTACTTGATGATGCTCGCCGGGGTACTGCTGGTTTACTGCGTAGCCCCGTTTGTACCCATATGGGTACCTTGTGTCATTG GTATCTGCTTCAACGCGTTAACCCTCGCCACCTTTCCATTCATGCCCGAATCCCCTTACTACCTCCTCTACAAGAACCAACCGGGGGCGGCCAAACTGGCCCTGCGCAAACTCCGACCTGACGGAAACCCGGAATCGGAAATCCAAGAGATTTCCGCCGCTGTAGAGCGTCAAAAGAGCGAAAAGGGCCGCCCCCGCGACCTGATTTCCGTCCCCAGTAACCTTAGAGCCCTCGTGATCATGGTGTGGTTGAACGGATCTCAGCACATGAGCGGCATCTCCGTGATGTTGATGAACCTGCACTCGATCCTGGAAGAAGCGGGGGCGGTACACATCCGGTCATCCACGGCCGCCATCGTGTTCTCGGCCCTGATGTTCGGTGCCGCCCTCACCGCCTCTTTGGCCATCGACAACTTCGGGCGGCGGCTACTGTTGATCACCTCGGGGGTGTTCGCCGGGGTGAGTTTAGGGGTGATCGGTGGGTTTTTCGCCGTGAAGGGTGCGGGGTACGAGGTGGGGGCGGTGAGTTGGGTGGTGCCGGGGGCGGTGATGTGCTACGCGGCCGCTTTTAAGTTCGGTTTAGGTTTGGTACCGATCGTGCTCACCGCGGAGCTGTTTCCCGCTAAATTGAAGGCGGTCGGAATGACGATATCCGACGCTTGTTACGTGGGGTTTTCGGTGATCAGTTTGCAGGTGTATCATCAGTTGAGGCGTCTGTTTGGGATTCAGGTGCCGTTTTTTGTTTTCGCTTTTTGGTGCTTTTTGACGGTCGGGTTCGCGGTGTGGTACGTTCCGGAGACGAAAGGGAGGAGTCTGGAGGAGATTCAGTTCATTTTGAAGGGCGAGGGGGGTAGAAAGGGTGAGGGCCAGGGGGGGTGTAAGAATGAAGCATATGCGGCCTGA